Proteins from a genomic interval of Microtus ochrogaster isolate Prairie Vole_2 chromosome 24, MicOch1.0, whole genome shotgun sequence:
- the Hsp90b1 gene encoding endoplasmin translates to MRVLWVLGLCCVLLTFGFVRADDEVDVDGTVEEDLGKSREGSRTDDEVVQREEEAIQLDGLNASQIRELREKSEKFAFQAEVNRMMKLIINSLYKNKEIFLRELISNASDALDKIRLISLTDENALAGNEELTVKIKCDKEKNLLHVTDTGVGMTKEELVKNLGTIAKSGTSEFLNKMTEAQEDGQSTSELIGQFGVGFYSAFLVADKVIVTSKHNNDTQHIWESDSNEFSVIADPRGNTLGRGTTITLVLKEEASDYLELDTIKNLVRKYSQFINFPIYVWSSKTETVEEPLEEDEAAKEEKEESDDEAAVEEEEEEKKPKTKKVEKTVWDWELMNDIKPIWQRPSKEVEEDEYKAFYKSFSKESDDPMAYIHFTAEGEVTFKSILFVPTSAPRGLFDEYGSKKSDYIKLYVRRVFITDDFHDMMPKYLNFVKGVVDSDDLPLNVSRETLQQHKLLKVIRKKLVRKTLDMIKKIADEKYNDTFWKEFGTNIKLGVIEDHSNRTRLAKLLRFQSSHHATDITSLDQYVERMKEKQDKIYFMAGSSRKEAESSPFVERLLKKGYEVIYLTEPVDEYCIQALPEFDGKRFQNVAKEGVKFDESEKTKENREATEKEYEPLLNWMKDKALKDKIEKAVVSQRLTESPCALVASQYGWSGNMERIMKAQAYQTGKDISTNYYASQKKTFEINPRHPLIKDMLRRVKEDEDDKTVLDLAVVLFETATLRSGYLLPDTKAYGDRIERMLRLSLNIDPEAQVEEEPEEEPEDAADDTAEDTEQDEEEEVDAGTEEEEEQETAKDSTAEKDEL, encoded by the exons ATGAGGGTCCTGTGGGTGTTGGGCCTCTGCTGCGTCCTGCTGACCTTCG GGTTCGTTAGAGCTGATGATGAAGTCGATGTGGATGGGACGGTGGAAGAGGACCTGGGTAAAAGCCGAGAAGGCTCAAGGACAGATGATGAAGTTGTGCAAAG GGAGGAAGAAGCTATTCAGCTGGACGGGTTAAATGCATCCCAGATCAGAGAACTTAGAGAGAAGTCTGAGAAGTTTGCCTTCCAAGCTGAAGTTAACAGGATGATGAAACTGATCATCAATTCACTGTACAAAAATAAAGAG ATTTTCCTGAGAGAACTGATTTCAAATGCTTCTGATGCTTTAGACAAGATTAGGCTCATCTCTCTGACTGATGAGAATGCACTTGCGGGAAATGAagagttgacagtcaagattaag tGTGATAAAGAGAAGAACCTGCTGCATGTCACAGACACTGGTGTAGGAATGACCAAAGAGGAGTTGGTTAAAAACCTCGGCACCATAGCCAAATCTGGAACAAGCGAGTTTCTAAACAAAATGACAGAGGCACAAGAAGATGGCCAGTCAACTTCTGAACTGATCGGCCAGTTTGGTGTCGGTTTCTATTCTGCCTTCCTTGTAGCAGATAAGGTCATTGTCACATCAAAACACAACAACGATACCCAGCACATCTGGGAATCAGACTCCAATGAATTCTCTGTAATTGCTGACCCACGAGGAAACACACTAGGACGGGGGACAACAATCAC TCTTGTCTTGAAGGAAGAAGCATCTGATTACCTTGAATTGGACACGATTAAAAATCTCGTCCGAAAGTACTCTCAGTTCATCAACTTCCCCATCTACGTGTGGAGTAGCAAG ACCGAGACTGTGGAGGAGCCCCTGGAGGAAGATGAGGCagcaaaagaagagaaggaagagtctgATGACGAAGCTGcagtagaggaggaggaagaagagaagaaaccaAAGACTAAGAAA GTTGAGAAAACTGTTTGGGATTGGGAGCTTATGAATGATATCAAACCGATATGGCAGAGACCAtcaaaagaagtagaagaagatgAATACAAAGCTTTCTACAAGTCATTTTCAAAG GAAAGTGATGACCCCATGGCTTATATCCACTTCACTGCAGAAGGGGAGGTCACCTTCAAATCAATCTTATTTGTGCCCACATCTGCTCCTCGTGGTCTGTTTGATGAATATGGATCCAAGAAGAGCGATTATATTAAG CTGTACGTGCGCCGAGTGTTCATCACAGATGACTTTCATGATATGATGCCCAAGTACCTGAACTTCGTCAAAGGTGTT GTGGATTCGGATGATCTCCCCCTCAATGTTTCCCGTGAGACTCTTCAGCAGCATAAACTACTCAAG GTGATAAGGAAGAAGCTTGTCCGTAAGACTCTGGACATGATCAAGAAGATTGCAGATGAGAAGTACAATGACACCTTCTGGAAAGAGTTCGGCACCAACATCAAGCTTGGTGTGATTGAAGACCACTCAAATCGGACAAGGCTCGCTAAGCTTCTTAGGTTCCAGTCTTCTCACCACGCAACTGACATTACTAGCTTAGATCAGTACGTAGAGAGGATGAAGGAAAAACAGGACAAAATCTACTTCATGGCTGGGTCAAGCAGGAAGGAG GCTGAATCTTCCCCATTTGTTGAGAGACTTCTGAAGAAGGGCTATGAAGTTATTTACCTCACGGAGCCTGTGGATGAGTACTGCATTCAGGCCCTTCCTGAGTTTGATGGGAAGAGGTTCCAGAACGTGGCCAAAGAAGGCGTGAAGTTTGATGAGAGTGAGAAAACCAAGGAGAACCGGGAGGCAACAGAGAAGGAATACGAGCCTCTGCTCAACTGGATGAAAGACAAGGCCCTTAAGGACAAG ATTGAAAAGGCTGTGGTATCGCAGCGTCTCACAGAGTCCCCCTGTGCTCTTGTGGCCAGCCAGTATGGATGGTCTGGCAACATGGAGAGGATTATGAAGGCACAAGCATACCAGACAGGCAAGGACATCTCTACAAA TTACTATGCCAGTCAGAAGAAAACGTTTGAAATTAATCCCAGACACCCGCTCATCAAAGACATGCTGCGGCGGGTTAAG GAAGATGAAGATGACAAGACTGTCTTGGACCTTGCTGTAGTTTTGTTTGAAACAGCAACACTTCGGTCAGGGTATCTTCTACCAGACACCAAGGCATATGGAGACAGAATAGAAAGAATGCTTCGCCTCAGTCTCAACATTGACCCTGAAGCACAG GTagaggaagagccagaggaagagcCTGAAGATGCAGCAGATGACACGGCAGAAGACACAGAgcaagatgaagaggaagaggtggaTGCTGGCacggaagaggaagaagaacaggaaACAGCAAAG gactCTACAGCAGAGAAGGATGAACTGTAA
- the C24H12orf73 gene encoding uncharacterized protein C12orf73 homolog: MPGGVPWSAYVKMLSSSLLAMCAGAQVVHWYYRPDLTIPEIPPKPGELRTELLGLKERHHEPQVSQQ; encoded by the exons ATGCCCGGGGGCGTGCCCTGGTCTGCCTACGTGAAAAtgctctcctccagcctcctggCCATGTGCGCCGGGGCCCAGGTGGTGCACTGGTACTACCGGCCTGACCTG acaatACCTGAGATCCCACCAAAGCCTGGAGAACTGAGAACGGAGCTCTTGGGACTGAAAGAGAGACACCACGAACCTCAGgtttcacagcagtag